aagtgATTATGATCAGCGAGCATCGAGAttacttatctaatgtgataTTTGCCCTTATGGCTGAAATATTGGTTCGTAAATGATGTAAGGCATTTCTGGCCTATGTGTGTGAATCGACTTCTGTGGATTCATCTATTAGGAACATTTAGATGGTTATGGAGTTTCTGGATTTTTTCCTGAGGAATTGTCAAGCTTTCCTCCAGATAGTAAGGTTGAGTTCAGTATCGAGGTTCTACTGAGTACAACTCTAGTGTCCATTACTACCTATTTCATGGAACCAAAAGAGCTTAGggaacttgtaacaccccaaagtCGGCCTCGAAGTTATGGCTGAATCtagcgtgtcacattgaagtgtcttttgAAATTCGAATTTGTTGGTAAAAATTcgtttctaaatttaaaatctcctttattaataacaataataaatcatCTAGTCAAGCGTTTGCGTTGTtatctgctattgttataaTAGGTTGGTTTAAAattgcggaagcttttgaaaactctaatgtttcAATTTCGTGTTTTTGAAAAAccgttattattttgaaatctcGTCTTCTCCTAAACCAGCAGttcaaaataagtaagcaaaagccaagttaaaaatttaaacaaacttaatggccttattacataaaccaaacctaacacaaattttaaatttaaataaaaataagtggaAGTCAGTTACAGTTGTGTGGCCACGTCCGATTCCCTTACAGCACCAAATcgcctatggctgaggattacctgtaagtaaataaaagaaaggggtgagtttacgaaaactcagtgtgtaccCTATCAGTCAATCAGTATACAACATGcagtaacagtgtgggccttagcccaatacagtattAGTACAGTTCAATAATGCAActcatcccaatccagccaacacaccactctgtaccaccaacacaccatatggggataaaatcgacccacccagccaacacaccaatatcgcatcAAAGTTTCCATTAATAGTATCGCAGCAAACCTGCTAttaacagtatatgtggcaaagccaccagtaggtCCACAAtcgtcttgggcgacccgtgcgaccctatcagtacagtacacttcctccaaatataacaacccatccccatcCAATATGTCGTGCAAtgatatcatacgtgtatgcaaaatgtcatgctcaataatagtcatacatatcatagagcaattCAGTCACACATAACAAAAGGCCATAACAGTAATTTCATCTTATAGAGGTATCATAGTAATTTTACCCTATGatggtattttggtcattttaccctatgggggtattttggtcgttttaccctatgggggtattttgttcattttaccgtataggggtattttggtcattttcctatgggggtatttcaatcattttatcctatggggtattttggtcattttaccctatgggggtattttggtcattttaccctatggggtatttcggttattctACCATATGAGGGTCTTTCGATCATaatagtgtaaatgggcccaaggccaaTTACTCGACCTAagtgggcccaaggcccattactcgacctaagtgggcccacacactcgtgtggcccaTTCAGCCCAGATTTCGCCACGGTTATGAGATCTACACAACTCAGTCCAGAATTTGCCACAAATCATGGATTTCATCCGTGtagggcccacaagcccattgagcccacacggcctatTCCGGCCCAACGTGCCCATTACAGCCTAAGCCCATGGAAAtactcatggaggcctctacagtttATCACCCAAGATTCGCAAGTTTGGCTTTCCACACGAGCGCTCGCACACTCGTGTGGTCTCAACACCATATTttggcttttcggcttttgccgttctacagttacagtgggtggttacacacctgattgtgATTTGTAGATTCCCTTCGTTTCGAAAACTcttatttcaaaaatcaatgatcatcacACCCTTGGTTCTCAGGCAATGTgtcaatcaacctcgaccaccaccagttaggaatggaagcaatgcaggttggagaaagcgacgaaaaccttgaaaacctcaccgatctcccatcgagaacaaggaaaaatgatatgatatatatctctccacaacaaccTCCCAAAAtctcaatattctctcctcaaatctctctatgaccaattcaaacttcatttagcagtatttcaatccaactctaccacccacacgaattaggcagcaaaataaatactctctTTTTGATGCACCACCGCTCaaaccttagaccccatgtacactccacatgccccttaccactagaccaacaaatcctttttattatattttaatcacaataatttaagaacctactatctagatccaaggattttattcacttaaaataaaaaattttgcataagctaaggcttgaacccttaacttctcagacacttccaaacactcataaatcacttaaccaccgAAGCAggcattcatttatgtcactttcttgcacaactaaatatttatgtgcaatctcctaactgttcccttgctcaaaacctatttcttctaggcccaaaattcgagGTGTTACAGAACTAAATGCTCATCTTTAGGAATTCCTCGAATGAGGGTTCATCCGTCCTTGTGTGCCTCCATGCGTGGTACCAGTTCTTTTTGTGAAGAATAAAGATGGTACTATGAGGATGTGTATAGATTACCGCCATCTGAATAAATTGATGATAAAAAACAAGTACCCGCTTTCGATGATCGATGATTTGTTCTATCAATTTCATGGGGCTTCTATGTTCTCCAAGATAAATCTCCATTCTGGGTACCATCAGCTTAAGTTTAGGGAGGTTGAAGTTTATAAGACCACTTTTATGACTCGTTAtgggcactacgagttcctagttatgccatttggtttgacaaACGCTCTGACTGCATTCATGGATCTTATGAACCAAGTTTTCCAACTGTTTTTAGATCAATTCGTCGTggttttcattgatgacattCTAGTATACTCTAAGAATGAGGAGGATCATGATGGGCATTTTAAAGTAGTTTTCAGATACGCCGTAAGAAGCAGCTTTATGCTAAGTTaagcaagtgtgagttttggcttaaAGAAGCCACTTTTCTAGGTCATGTGGTTTTTTCTAAGGGGATCCGAATTGATCCTAAGAAAATTGAGGTTGTGCTTGAATGGAAACAACCTAGGAATGTTTCTGATATATGTAGTTTTCTTAGATTAGCAAATTACTATCGAATGTTTGTCGAGGGGTTCTCACTTATCGCAACTCTTCTGACTAAGTTGTTGCGTAAGAACGCACCATTTATATGGACTGATGAGCAGCAATCAAGCTTTATGAAGCTCAAATCCATTTTGACTGAGGCTCTTATTTTGATACAACTTGAATCAGGCAAGGAATTCATGGTTTATAGTGACGCATCACATGTTGGTTTGGGTTTCGTTCttatgcaagatggtaaggaaGTGGCTTATGTGTCTCGATAGCTTAAGTCACAAAAAGGCAACTATCCTACACACTTTCTTGAGTTGGCTACGATTGTCTTCGTTTtaaaaatctggaggcattatttgtatggtgaaaggtgtatcatttacactAATCACcaaagcctcaagtatctccttactAAGAAGGAGTTAAACTTTAGGCAACATAGATGGTTAAGTTACTTAAGGATTACAACTGCACTATTGAGTATCATCCCAGTAAGGTcaatgtggtggccgatgctTGAGCAATGTCTAATTTGAGGGCGATCTTTGCTTGCCTAAGACTGTTTGATGATAGGAGTTTGTTAGCCGAGTTGCAAGTTAAACCGACTTGGATTGAGCAAATTTGAGTTAAATAGTTGGGGGAAGACTCTTTGATTCTGTAATTCCATCAGGTTGAGAATTGTAATACTTCTAATTTTAGGCTGAACAATGATGGGGTTTAATGTTTCCAAGGTCGGGTATATGTGCCTAACAACTTTGATTTGAGGCACCCTATTCTACGGGAAACGCATAATAGCCCTTATGCTATACATCCTGCGAAAATAAGATGAATTGAGACCTCTGTaagttatattggtggcctggTTTCAAACAAGAGGTAACGGATCTAACATTCCAGCAAGTTAAGACTGAGCATCAAATGCCTTCAAGTGTTCTTCAACCCATTAAGATTCCTTTTAGAAATGGGAACGGGTGATTatggactttgttagtgggtttcccttaacacctactaagaaggattctatGTGGGTCATTGTGGATCAGTTGACCAAGTCTACTCATTCCATTCCTGTTAGGACAGACTATTCCCTTCAGAAATTGGTtaagttatatgtttctgagaCCATGAGACTTCATGGGGTTCTGGTCTCGACTATTTCTAATAGAGATCCTCGCTTCACTTTTCAGATTTGGAGAAAACTTCATGAGGCTCTGGGTTTGAGATTAGACGTCAGTATTacgttccatcctcagaccaATGGTCAATCTGAAagggtgattcaaatactaGAGGATATGTTTCAAAGTTGTGTGATCGATTTTTGAAGTGGTTAGGAGGAGTTTCTATCGTTAACCTAGTTCACTTATAATAACAATTTCTAGTCCAATATTTAGACTgcaccttacgaggctctgtatggtcgtaagtgttgTACTCCGttgtgttggactgagttgggtgaggGACAAGTTTTGGGTCCTAAGTTGGTTTTTGAGACTGAGAATAAAGTTAGACTAGTTTGGGATCATCTTAAGGTAGCTTCTAATAGACAGAAGTCTTATTCGGTACTGAAGAGGCGAGATATCAAGAATTCTGTGGGTGATTATGTTTTCCTTAAGGTATATCTGTGGAAGAAGGTTCTCCGGTTTGGACGTAAAGGCAAGTTGAGCCTTAGGTTCATTAGGccatattagattttaaaacaTGTAAGACAAGTTTCTTATCAGTTGGAGCTACCTTCAGAGTTGGACCgtatccatgatgtgtttcacATCTTCATGTTGAGGCGGTATCGGTCTAACCCATCTCATATTATTTCTGTCGAGGAGATTGAGGTAGGACCAGATTTGACCATTGAGGAGGAGCCGGTTCAGATTTTGGATCGAGATATTAAGGTCTTGAGGAGGAAGTCCATCCTTTTGGTAAAAGTTTTATGGCAGAATCATGGCACCGAGGAAGCCAAATGGGAACCTAAAGACTCAATTCGACAGCAATATATGCATCTATTTAaattaggtaaatttcgaggccaaaatttcttttagggggatAGAGTTGTAATGCCCTAAAAATATGAGTTCTAATTTGTTAAATTCTGTCGTAAATAAGTATTTGCTCCAGTGGTTAAGGGCCTTGAAGATGTGTGTTGTGGGTCCTAAGTTAGAATCTCTACATGAGCTATTtgaatactttttttcttttgttgttttgttaATATTTGGTGGGTTGTGTGGTTAgaagaatttgaatttaatttgaagACAAAGAATCTGTTAGATGTGTATTAGGGTAGTTGAGATAGTGGGCATAATTCTTTAgtcaattttatctattttttgtttttatcctctatcattctattttgaatttttttttttaaaaatagattaatgcTCTTAAAAATTCTTCTACCTTAGTCATGTTTATCAAgatttttgtttatatgtttCAGTTGGCTTCCAGtaacaaaaaaacatatatatcaagatttatatgtttattttcttgccCTTTCTTTGTCGTCTTTTGTTTATTCCCAAGCAAGGAttattcaattctaattttcttttcttaattactGAAGCAGTGCGgcccttttttgttattttttattcttttctcgcGATTTCAAGCTTCTGTGTTTTTGAGTGTTGGGTAATAGATCGATTTGTCTATTGTACGTTTGGTATTTTGTGCTTTTATTAGCTGTTATGTTCAATCAAACAAGGGGTTGTTACattgggttttatttttaattgtatcaATGTGTTTTTAAGAGAGGATCAAGGGACGCTTGGTGTTCCTCCAGCAACTTAGGATTCGCGTATTGTAGTTTGTTTAACGGTAAGTGTTTGGATGGATTTGGGGAGGGTTGTTTAAGCTCGGTTGTGGTTAATTCTTAGTTAGATTTCGTGAATCATTATTGAAAttagtagtttttttttaagtgtgTAGGTTTTGGAATTCTTGTGAGTGGGTTAACATCAAAATTCGAGTTAGGTGTGtattgaaaaacataaaacacaGCAATTGGTGAAATCTAAAAAAGTTCACTATTAATGCCACACAGTCTTGTGTCAGGccatgtggtaggccgtgtgtgacacacgactgtgtgacagGTCGTGTACTGAACCGTGTATGACACACAATTTAGGCTATTTGGATCGTGTGGACCATATGAGcttgtgggccacacgggcgtgtgggccttTTGTAGGGTCGATATGTGATTAAATGTATGGTAAACCATGAAATCCTGTCCTCTGTTACAAATAATTCTGATATGTGTTCGTATCTTTGAGTTATCATGTGACAAGCAAACTTCGTAATAAATGTtgtaaatattttgtatttgtaaTATCATGCATGCGTAACTGTAGCAAGTAtgatttatgttttgttttatatctGCATCTGGGATGAGTTAAAATATGTGGAGGAAGCCTTTCTATGAGTGGCGATATATCACCCACTATATTGGAAGGATAGCTGCAATTATTCTGTAAGTGTCTTAACGacactaagtggtgtgtagggttggatggctGTTTCATACCCCATATGGTGTGGTGGGATggtcagagatggtgtgtagcggatgagggtaggaaaatatatttgtatttgtattgCTCTATTAAAACTCAGTTTCTTTTAGATTTGTCTGATATAATTTATAAGTTTGAACTATttgttacacactgagtttcaaaAACTTACTTTTTGTTTGACTAATATTTCCAGCTAATCCTCAGACTTAGGCAAGTCAGTGCCACAGGAGCTCGGTTATATTAAACATGTTCATttgaatcattttaatttagtttttaagcGTTTTTAATATTTGGACTATGTTGGTTTGTTTGGgttttgagattttattttccttttgcaCAAAATGcgacttaaaaattttatcgataATATTTTTTGCGAAAGTAATGAATTACAACAATAAACAGTGTTTTCAAAACATCAACATTCTAAGAGTTTCCGTTGCAAAATTGTAAGTTTTTAGAAAAGATAAGTAAACaacaatttcaataaaatagcTAGAAAAGATATATCATCGAATAATATGGAATTTTAAGAGTTTGTGACGATTTCAAGTTATATAAACACTAAATTTTCAATCAAGTTACGTAACACTTCCCGATctggccataacatctaggtcgagtttggggtgttacaccaacACTGCCCTTGTAGATGAGTCTATACCTTTTGAGGCATTTACTTTTGAAGAAGCAGCACAAAGCCTTGAGTGGCAGAAAGCTACAGAAGAAGATATTAAGGCactaaaagaaaatcaaacttTGCCAAAGCCAAAAGATGTGAAGTCAATATCCTGCAAATGGGTTTATAGGGTAAAAACTTGACCAGATGGCTCAATTGAAAGGTATACGGCTCAAGCTGTTGCTTAAGGTTTCTCTCAACAATATGGGCTAGATTATGAAGAAACGTTTAGCCTGGTGGCAAAGATCACAACTGTTCGAGTCTTGCTAGCATTGACCACTAGAAAGTCTTGGAAGCTATGGTAGATGGATGTTAAGAATGCTTTCATAGATGGAGAACTTGACAATGACATCTATATAGAGCAACCAAGAGGTTTCGAGAACAAGATCCATCTCGAGTAAGTTTATAAACTGAAGAATGTGTTCTACGGCTTGAAGCAAGCTCCAAGAGCATGGTATGAGAAGATCAGTGAGTTCTTAATACAAAGTGGTTTTACAATTTCTCCTTCATATTCTAGTTTATTTGTGAAAGCAAATCAAGGAAAACTAGCCCATAGTGCTAGTATATGTGGATGACTTAATCCTCACTGGAGATTATTGCAAGGAAATCCagtaaacaaaggaaaatatttttattagtttcatATGAATGAACTAGGAGAACTCAAACACTTTCTTAGACTTGAAGTAGATCGCACGAAGGATGGATTATTTTTGGGGCAATAGAAATATGCAAATGATCTTCTACAAAGGTATGGGATGCTTGACTGCAAGCCTATCTCCACACCCATAGATCCTAATATAAAACTacgagaaaatgaaggaaaacaCTTAGAAGATGTAACTATGTATCGACAACTGGTCAGAAGTCCTATTTACCTCTCTCTAAGATGACTAGACATAACTTATGCAGTTAGAGTGGCTAGTCGATACATGAGCAATTCTAAGAAGCCTAATCTCGATGTAGTGCGACACATCCTAAGGTATGCTGGATATTGTGATATCGACTATGCTAGAGACTATGATACACGGCAATCAACTACTGGGTACATCTTCAACCTTGGATCAAGAGAAATATTATAGTGCGGTAAGAGACAACTAATAGTGTCATTATCAAGCACCGAAGCGGAATATTGGTCGGCAGCATTAGTGACACAAGAGAGTACTTGGCTAAAACAACTGATGGAGGATCTTCATCAGCCAATAAACTATCAAGTCAAGCTTCTCTGCAATAATTTATCAGCCATACGTCTAGCAAAGAATCCGATCTTTCATGCAAGGACAAAAGGTATAGAAGTGCACTATCATTATATTTGCGAGAATGTCCTTGAAGGGGAAATCAGGATGGTACCCACAAAGACAGATGAGCAAGTTGCAGACATATTCACAAAGAGTCTGAGTAGACCAAAGTTTGAGAAGTTTAGAGAAGTACTCAGTATGATCTGTAAATCATCTATAGAAAGAAGTTTGCAATGAGGGGAAATGTTGAAAGCCAATACAACTTTTAGATAAAAGCCAAACTTATCCTTTAAGAGATATTTTCTTTGGAAGAttctagaatatatataaaataaagaaataggaTATTCTCTAGAAGGCTAGATATTATACATGAACATTCTagttattagattttttttaaattaatggtAAGGATAGAAGACTAGATATTATATATGAACATTCTAGTTATtagatatttttgaaattaatggTAAGGATGTTGACATGTGTCAACAATCCAACGATCCctaaactctataaataggggTAGGAGCTTTCATTCATGTAATGATGAAAGAGAGAGAAGTGTGTATCATATTGTAATTGTATTGTAATAATAAAAGTGTTATCTTCtcttataattttaagtttcgGTTAATCCTTAGGTTTTTAAACACTTAGTGCATTTGGGTTAGGTTTTTTATATGGCTGGTTTTGCCGCCTAAACGATATATGGTCAGCTCTACTGCCTGAATGATATATGGTTGGCTCTGCTACTTGAGTTTTATAATACACTAAGAAGTTAGAAAAGTAAAAAGTTAGCCGACTTCAGAGAGTTGGTGTAACATTAGTTGTAAGTCCTAGGTCCTCTATAGTGGGTGTGTTGGGCTCATCGAGTTCCCAACATAATCCATAGATTAGCggcattttatttcaattaccattaaagaatgaaaataaaagtctAATCcagaaaatcatcaaaatcagTAACATTAAGATAGAAAACCATTTTGATACCTTAGAGACCTCAGGTTTGTCCCAGTTATTACCATTGCGATTGCATCTCCCATTTGACTTTAGTTTTCTATatctttagtttattttctctCTACGTCTGAGCTACGACCGGACCGACCCAtgataatgtttattattttttattggaagAAACGAGAAACTTAAAGGTACAGTtcaaagatatatatatagttggctcaaaagatggaagagagAAGAAACTTACTGTAcagttaatatatatacttcCTCAGCAGGATGAGAAACTGAAAGATACAGTTGAAAGAATGTAGATTTTCAACAGAACAACTTATGGTTAAAagcaatttgtttatttgtaaaataaggCTCTCcaacttaagaaaaaaatacattttaacccttcatttaaattttttttccttttttagtttttaaacttGTGCGCTGTGACAAATCACCccgaaataaaaacaaaagttaaaatgatgTGGATGTTTTTATTGGAAAACAATATCAAGAATTTCTTAGCCTCTTTCTCATTTACCGGTTCATTAACAAATGATTCAAGTCTAGctgtctttttttttgtgtttgacCACCAAGGCTTTTCCTTTAACGAGCTCAATTCTTATATTTGTAGAATCATAGCGCCTCCCATTGCGCGTATAGAAACCAATATCCTGGCACTCTTCTGAAGTGCTAACCGAATTCTCCTCTCCAGAGGATCATCACATTGCAATCATAATTCCATGGAACCCTTTTGTCTTCCTTGTAGGGAAAAGCCACGGGTTTCTGAATTATGACCCTCGGCACAATTTGTGTTCCCACTTGATTACTTCTTGGTCGTGAAATAATCACCATCGAGTGATTGACCTTGTGGACCTTTTCAGTCGATCCTTCCTCTGAAGCGTAAACATGTCCTCCTTTTAAGCCCTTGACATCttcataaaatttgatttctttgttatccatcattCTTTGCACCAAAGCTCTGAATTCAGTGCACTCTTGGCTCTCGTGACCTTCATtgtggaactcacagtagctcCTCACCCCTTTAGGTGCCTCCTCTGAATTTCGCATAATTAATCCTCTATCATTTTTTGCTAGACCCATTTTAGCAGAGATTTCACCTCTGCAACATCAATTTTGGTCCTCTTTCCTCCATTCTCAATTATCGCATTTACACCTTGATCTGAATGACTGGGTAACACATTTCCAGCCACATTACGTCCCGATGGGTCATTGAACCTTACGATCCCCatcttgatgaacctttcaatcaactttttaaatgtagtgcAGTTCTCAATTGAGTTTCTCGTTATTCCTGAGTGATACTCACATTGAgcattcgcatcataccattttgggAACGGAGGTtgcatgagttttaaataaaatggggATACCACATGCACATCGAACAAATTCTGATATAACTCCCTATATGTCATCAGGATGGGTGTGAACTAGAGTTTTTCTGTGTTTGGCCTTGAGTTAGATTCTTGTCTTGAGGGACATTAGTGGCTGGTTGTTACAGTCATTGGTTGGCCCACAGTGACCGATTTTGAATAGCCTTTATTATACACGCTTGTGTTATTCACTTCATTTCCCTTCTTCCTCGGGGCTGATCTTTTGGCATTTTCTCTCGCGTCTATTTTCCCACTCCTTACtgcattttcaatcatctcactggacattactatatctgagaagctcTTGGTAGCGCTTCCCAACATATGGTTAATGAACGGGCCTTTCAAAGTATTTATGAAAAGTATTGTCATTTCTTTCTCCAAAAGATGTGGTTAGACTTGCGTTGCCACCTCTCTCCATCTCTGAAGATATTGCCTGAAGCTTTCACTTTGCTTATTTTCCATACTCTGCAATGTAATTATGATAGGTTTCATGTCGGTCACATGGCTGTATTATTTCATGAAAGCCTGTGACAAGTCTTTCCAAGAGTTGATTTTGGCGCGGCTTAATTGGTTGTACCACTTGGCGGCTGACCCGATCAGACTATCCTTGAAGCAGTGGATTAATAATTGGTCATTATTGATGTATCCCATCATCCTTCGGCAGAACATtgtgatatgggcttcaggaCAACTAATcccattatattttttgaattctggagttttaaattttggtgggaGTTCTAGGTTTGGGACTAAGCTCAGATCCTTAACATCAACCCTGCAAAGACAGTTAGCATTCTCCATTGCTCTAAATTTCTCCTCCAACCACTTACACCTATCTTCCAGCTATTTCGGCAGCTCAACTCTTACTCTATCTATGTTAGCCATGTCGTCCAAATCGGGCACAACTGGATTAGTTAGATTATCTCCGGGATTGGAACCTGAATCCGTCGGGTAATAAATCGGTGCTAAGGTACCTGCTTGATATGGTTGAGGTCTTATGATGACGGATACCCTTCGTGGATATGTATCTAATTGGGCTTGGACATTTACCGGGGTAAAGCCTGGAGGGTAGGTAGGGTACTCATTATTATTCCCTGAGTTAACCACTgtgctttttcctttttcaatccCTCCAGGCAGCAACTGTGTCAACTAGCTTATTATACTTCATTAGGATTCTTGTATTTGATCTCTAATGTCTTGTTGTACTTTAGTTAATTATTACTGCAGTTGCGCTTGCAAATGATCTTGTATTTCCTTCTGAATTTGTTCTAAtctctctaatctttgatccattgcTTTGGTTTTACTGCGAGTACCATAACGATATTCAGTTAGTTGATTTTTGTTGGTCTCCAGGGTAACTGTCATAATTTCGCTCAATTGGGGTCTTTTTATGAaacttaatgcatatgatgaaatgtaatacagataaatgaaatgaatgcaaaaaagaggcattgattctgattcaattctattagaacaactttactagaaaacaaatctctttacataaaatggatattttacatatacggtcttgccctaatactcaaagCCTTGACTTTCTTAATAAGCCAAGCTAATTCTCGGCCCCGAATCGATTCTGATTCGTATTTTAAGCTTAGCATGTCAGTTTGAACTGCTAGGGTTTGCAAATGATCAGCCACTTCTCGAGCCACTTCCTGTACTTGAGTCACAGCTTTGCCCATGATGTGATCTCTATCCCTAATCTGACCTTGAGAGCATTGGAGTTGTTGTTTCCAGTGTTCATTATTCATTTCAAAAAGTTCAGCTCGAAGTTTACAATTTTGCAATGCGGTTTTGAACTTTTCTATCTTTTCCTTTAGCTCTTCAATCTTGTTTAGgcttgctttcaactcaatGGCGGAGTTGTGACTACGATACTGATTAATTGACCTTTCTAATTTTGCTACCCAGGCTTTtaatccaaccttttcatttTGGCTTTCTAACAAACTCCTTTCTAAAGCATCTTCTCAAACTTGAGCATCTTGGAATTTGTTTTCCCACTAATCGCCtctaatcttttcttctttgatctctTGGCGCCATTATTCCGATGTTTTACCCAACCCGATAGTCCTTATCGACAAAGGCAACTTCTTTTAATCTGTTTTTAGACTATCCAAGTCTTCCTCAGCcttgttctttccttttctcatCTTCTCAGCCTCTAACTTCTAGACGTCGACATCTAATCCTAGATGCATCTTTTCCTCTTCCAACTATTCTATCTTTTTCCTTAGTTCTGAACTTCTCTTTTCAAAGTCTTGCTTTATGGTCTCTAGCTCAGATGGGATCACTTGTAGGTGTTCTTCTATTGGCCGAGTGTTTTCTTGACTTGACACAGTGATATTGTCATTGACTCTTTTACCCCACCACCAATCATATTCGAGGATCATCATAGGATTTGCGGTAAATCTCTTCATCTGTGGGTTTGATTCCAAGCGTTCAATATTTCACGAACTTTCTTCCTATAATTATCACCCCTATACGCAAACTCACACTGGGTCAACCATTGCATTGTCGATATAAACTACCTCGATTTATACTGTCTC
This sequence is a window from Gossypium raimondii isolate GPD5lz chromosome 5, ASM2569854v1, whole genome shotgun sequence. Protein-coding genes within it:
- the LOC105767119 gene encoding uncharacterized protein LOC105767119; translated protein: MDFVSGFPLTPTKKDSMWVIVDQLTKSTHSIPVRTDYSLQKLVKLYVSETMRLHGVLVSTISNRDPRFTFQIWRKLHEALGLRLDVSITFHPQTNGQSERTAPYEALYGRKCCTPLCWTELGEGQVLGPKLVFETENKVRLVWDHLKVASNRQKSYSVLKRRDIKNSVGDYVFLKLELPSELDRIHDVFHIFMLRRYRSNPSHIISVEEIEVGPDLTIEEEPVQILDRDIKVLRRKSILLVALRESTTGQKAYPCHFGEMTAKARQTSGGMPVHVEGSGADGLGGARVSC